In Eublepharis macularius isolate TG4126 chromosome 4, MPM_Emac_v1.0, whole genome shotgun sequence, the following are encoded in one genomic region:
- the CCDC65 gene encoding dynein regulatory complex subunit 2 isoform X1 — MPKKTRKRVVLTEEERVLMMQQKLLAEEELNKKKEDMLAQFLKDKLAKEERNSVLNMNKITLQWRTVLREVKARELRKDIEILSQTFERVVDCKDSVIKSLAKDLDEAEAQYTHALRSHLHNIDELLQLQCCRLGYLEEDYNAELEALQKEFDTERRKIIEYHEQEIRYLQDVLLAMEQNFGESEYEAKLDFQSTRDDIKNKNLEEKHYLRMQLEGKVEELWKRFQQALRNYTEATEDRKIAFEALKLKDEKSTKEIEMQMKKLQKMQDLILSLKNKIAAHVRESEEQNRRIRDEKEVVLKQLQMLKSEMNQARAKARSNLAKLTVESCATLKVLQRVVQKGELILRLAEMCRKLESEEEKVLPFYACSLGWEEQKTVDQVALEKPIEPLAQMMDDYVGLERFWQRYNKVRLEQLSLQRTKAALAEDNRKLRHLLKQYLDGISVNDEVLSQINPLMIVNQHNVAPPLPHTVPVTEARVKRPVYNIVEAAHEVKHIL; from the exons ATGCCAAAGAAGACACGCAAGCGAGTTGTGCTGACTGAAGAAGAGCGAGTGCTCATGATGCAACAGAAGCTTCTGGCTGAAGAAGAGCTCaataagaaaaaggaggacatgTTGGCCCAATTTCTTAAG GATAAGCTGGCTAAAGAGGAGCGTAACAGCGTTCTGAACATGAACAAGATCACACTCCAGTGGCGCACAGTGCTCCGTGAAGTCAAGGCTAGGGAGCTGCGCAAGGACATCGAGATCCTGAGCCAGACCTTTGAACGAGTCGTGGACTGCAAGGATAGCGTCATTAAG TCCCTTGCCAAGGATCTTGATGAAGCAGAGGCGCAATACACACACGCTCTGCGTAGCCATTTGCACAACATAGATGAGCTGTTGCAGCTTCAGTGCTGCCGCCTGGGCTATCTAGAGGAGGATTACAACGCCGAGCTAGAGGCACTGCAGAAGGAGTTTGACACAGAGAG GAGGAAGATTATTGAGTATCACGAGCAGGAGATCCGTTACCTTCAGGACGTGCTGCTGGCTATGGAACAAAACTTTGGGGAGAGCGAATACGAGGCCAAGCTTGACTTCCAGAGCACAAGAGATGACATCAAGAACAAG AACTTGGAAGAGAAGCATTATCTGCGCATGCAGTTAGAGGGTAAAGTGGAGGAGCTGTGGAAACGCTTCCAACAGGCCTTGCGTAACTACACTGAGGCGACAGAGGACCGTAAGATCGCTTTTGAAGCCCTCAAACTAAAGGATGAGAAGAGCACAAAGGAAATAGAGATGCAGATGAAAAAATTGCAGAAGATGCAA GACCTCATCCTCTCGCTGAAGAATAAGATTGCAGCTCATGTGCGGGAGAGCGAAGAACAAAACCGGCGGATCCGTGATGAGAAGGAGGTGGTGTTGAAGCAGCTACAGATGCTCAAGAGTGAGATGAACCAGGCAAGAGCCAAGGCCCGCAGCAATCTTGCAAAGCTCACCGTGGAGAGTTGTGCTACTCTCAAAGTGCTGCAGCGTGTGGTGCAGAAG GGAGAGCTGATCCTACGCCTGGCTGAGATGTGCCGCAAATTGGAGTCTGAAGAGGAGAAGGTGTTGCCTTTTTATGCCTGTTCCCTGGGCTGGGAGGAACAGAAGACTGTAGATCAGGTGGCCCTGGAGAAACCAATTGAGCCACTAGCTCAG ATGATGGACGATTACGTGGGACTGGAACGCTTCTGGCAAAGGTACAATAAGGTGAGGCTGGAGCAGCTCTCGCTGCAGCGCACAAAAGCGGCACTGGCCGAGGACAACCGAAAGCTGCGGCACCTGCTCAAGCAATACCTGGATGGCATCTCCGTGAATGATGAAGTTCTAAGCCAGATCAACCCACTAATGATCGTCAACCAGCATAATGTTGCGCCCCCTCTGCCTCACACGGTGCCCGTCACTGAAGCCCGGGTCAAGCGGCCCGTCTATAACATAGTAGAAGCAGCACACGAGGTCAAGCATATCCTCTGA
- the CCDC65 gene encoding dynein regulatory complex subunit 2 isoform X2: protein MPKKTRKRVVLTEEERVLMMQQKLLAEEELNKKKEDMLAQFLKDKLAKEERNSVLNMNKITLQWRTVLREVKARELRKDIEILSQTFERVVDCKDSVIKSLAKDLDEAEAQYTHALRSHLHNIDELLQLQCCRLGYLEEDYNAELEALQKEFDTERRKIIEYHEQEIRYLQDVLLAMEQNFGESEYEAKLDFQSTRDDIKNKNLEEKHYLRMQLEGKVEELWKRFQQALRNYTEATEDRKIAFEALKLKDEKSTKEIEMQMKKLQKMQDLILSLKNKIAAHVRESEEQNRRIRDEKEVVLKQLQMLKSEMNQARAKARSNLAKLTVESCATLKVLQRVVQKMMDDYVGLERFWQRYNKVRLEQLSLQRTKAALAEDNRKLRHLLKQYLDGISVNDEVLSQINPLMIVNQHNVAPPLPHTVPVTEARVKRPVYNIVEAAHEVKHIL, encoded by the exons ATGCCAAAGAAGACACGCAAGCGAGTTGTGCTGACTGAAGAAGAGCGAGTGCTCATGATGCAACAGAAGCTTCTGGCTGAAGAAGAGCTCaataagaaaaaggaggacatgTTGGCCCAATTTCTTAAG GATAAGCTGGCTAAAGAGGAGCGTAACAGCGTTCTGAACATGAACAAGATCACACTCCAGTGGCGCACAGTGCTCCGTGAAGTCAAGGCTAGGGAGCTGCGCAAGGACATCGAGATCCTGAGCCAGACCTTTGAACGAGTCGTGGACTGCAAGGATAGCGTCATTAAG TCCCTTGCCAAGGATCTTGATGAAGCAGAGGCGCAATACACACACGCTCTGCGTAGCCATTTGCACAACATAGATGAGCTGTTGCAGCTTCAGTGCTGCCGCCTGGGCTATCTAGAGGAGGATTACAACGCCGAGCTAGAGGCACTGCAGAAGGAGTTTGACACAGAGAG GAGGAAGATTATTGAGTATCACGAGCAGGAGATCCGTTACCTTCAGGACGTGCTGCTGGCTATGGAACAAAACTTTGGGGAGAGCGAATACGAGGCCAAGCTTGACTTCCAGAGCACAAGAGATGACATCAAGAACAAG AACTTGGAAGAGAAGCATTATCTGCGCATGCAGTTAGAGGGTAAAGTGGAGGAGCTGTGGAAACGCTTCCAACAGGCCTTGCGTAACTACACTGAGGCGACAGAGGACCGTAAGATCGCTTTTGAAGCCCTCAAACTAAAGGATGAGAAGAGCACAAAGGAAATAGAGATGCAGATGAAAAAATTGCAGAAGATGCAA GACCTCATCCTCTCGCTGAAGAATAAGATTGCAGCTCATGTGCGGGAGAGCGAAGAACAAAACCGGCGGATCCGTGATGAGAAGGAGGTGGTGTTGAAGCAGCTACAGATGCTCAAGAGTGAGATGAACCAGGCAAGAGCCAAGGCCCGCAGCAATCTTGCAAAGCTCACCGTGGAGAGTTGTGCTACTCTCAAAGTGCTGCAGCGTGTGGTGCAGAAG ATGATGGACGATTACGTGGGACTGGAACGCTTCTGGCAAAGGTACAATAAGGTGAGGCTGGAGCAGCTCTCGCTGCAGCGCACAAAAGCGGCACTGGCCGAGGACAACCGAAAGCTGCGGCACCTGCTCAAGCAATACCTGGATGGCATCTCCGTGAATGATGAAGTTCTAAGCCAGATCAACCCACTAATGATCGTCAACCAGCATAATGTTGCGCCCCCTCTGCCTCACACGGTGCCCGTCACTGAAGCCCGGGTCAAGCGGCCCGTCTATAACATAGTAGAAGCAGCACACGAGGTCAAGCATATCCTCTGA